The DNA segment AATTCCGTGGCCTGCTCGACCGGGTGCCCCCCGCCGACACCGACGAGGTGCACCGGCTCTTCGTCGAGGAGCTCGGCGACGAGCCGGCCAAGTTGTTCGCCAGCTTCGACGAAGAGCCGTTCGCATCGGCGTCCATCGCCCAGGTGCACTATGCGACGCTGCACAGCGGCGAAGAAGTGGTGGTCAAGATCCAGCGCCCCGGAATCCGCCGCCGGGTCGCCGCCGACCTGCAGATCCTGCAGCGCTTCGCCCAGGCCGTCGAGCTGGCCAAGCTGGGCCGGCGGCTCTCGGCGCAAGATGTGGTGGCTGACTTCGCCGACAACCTGGCCGAGGAGCTGGACTTCCGCCTGGAGGCGCGGTCGATGGAGACGTGGGTATCGCATCTGCACACGTCCCCGCTGGGCCGCAACATCCGGGTCCCGCAGGTGCACTGGGACTTCACCACCGAGCGGGTGTTGACGATGGAACGAGTGCACGGCATCCGCATCGACGACGCCGCCGCCATCCGCAAGGCCGGTTTCGACGGTGTCGAGCTGGTCAAGGCGCTGCTGTTTTCCGTGTTCGAGGGTGGTCTGCGGCATGGGCTGTTCCACGGCGACCTGCACGCGGGCAATCTCTACGTCGACAAGGCCGGCCGCATCGTGTTCTTCGACTTCGGGATCATGGGCCGCATCGACCCGCGCACCCGCTGGCTGCTGCGCGAGCTGGTGTACGCGTTGCTGGTGAAGAAGGACCACGCCGCGGCGGGCAAGATCGTCGTGTTGATGGGCGCCGTCGGCACCATGAAGCCGGAGGCACAGGCGGCCAAGGATCTGGAGCGGTTCGCCACCCCGCTCACCATGCAGTCGCTGGGCGAAATGTCCTACGTCGACATCGGCCGGCAGCTGTCGGCGCTGGCCGACGCCTATGATGTCAAGCTGCCCCGCGAGCTAGTGCTGATCGGCAAGCAGTTCCTGTACGTCGAGCGGTACATGAAGCTGCTGGCGCCCAAGTGGCAGATGATGTCCGACCCGCAGCTGACCGGATACTTCGCCAACTTCATGGTCGAGGTCAGCCGCGAGCACCAATCGGACGTGGAGGTCTAGTGGAGGTTCGCAGCGGCATCGCCGCCTCCGGTGAGGTGAAGCTGTACTACGAGGACATGGGCGACCCGGACCACCCGCCCGTGCTGCTCATCATGGGTCTGGGCGCCCAGATGTTGCTGTGGCGGACCGACTTCTGCGCGCGGCTTGTCGGCCAGGGCCTGCGCGTCATCCGTTTCGACAACCGCGACGTCGGTCTGTCCACCAAGACCGAGCAGCACGACTTCCGACAGCCGGTGGTCACCCGGTTGGTCCGGTCCTGGCTGGGCCTGCCCAGCCAGGCGCCGTACACGCTGGAAGACATGGCCGGCGACGCCGCGGCCCTGCTCGATCACCTGGATGTCGCGCGGGCCCATGTCGTTGGGGCGTCGATGGGCGGCATGATCGCCCAGATCTTCGCGGCCCGATTCGCCGAGCGGACGAAAACCCTGGCGGTCATCTTCTCCAGCAACAACCACCGGTTCCTGCCGCCGCCCGCCCCGCGCGCATTGCTGGCACTCATCAAGGGCCCGCCGCCGGATTCACCGCGCGACGTCATCCTGGACAACGCGGTCCGGGTCAGCAGAATCATCGGCAGCCCCCGCTACCCAATTCCCGAGGAGCAGGTGCGCGCCGACGCCGCCGAATGCTACGACCGCAACTTCCACCCGTGGGGGATGGCCCGCCAGTTCAGCGCGATCCTGGGCAGCGGCAGCCTGCTGCACTACGACCGACGCATCGTCGCACCGACCGTGGTCATCCACGGACGCGCCGACAAGCTGATGCGGCCCTTTGGCGGCCGCGCGGTCGCGCGGGCGATCGACGGCGCCCGGCTGGTGTTGATCGACGGCATGGGCCATGATCTGCCCATGCAACTGTGGGATCGGGTGATCGGCGAGCTGACGAAAAACTTTGCCGAGGCCGGCTGAGCACGCGACCGGGCGGGCACGGAACCCACATCTACCGGCGGGAGGTTGTCGCAATGGCCGAGCTGACACCGTACTACGAAGAATCACAAGCGGCATACGACATTTCGGACGAGTTCTTCGGTTTGTTCCTGGACCCAACCTGGGTCTACACCTGCGCCTACTTCGAGCGTGACGACATGACGCTCGAAGAGGCACAACTGGCCAAGATGGATCTGGCGTTGGACAAATTGAACCTGCAACCGGGGATGACGTTGCTCGACGTGGGGTG comes from the Mycobacterium shinjukuense genome and includes:
- a CDS encoding ABC1 kinase family protein, translating into MSSTKHREVVKLDRVPLPVEAARVAATGWQITRTFARVVTKLPGKGSWQQKVLKEIPQTFADLGPTYVKFGQIIASSPGAFGESLSREFRGLLDRVPPADTDEVHRLFVEELGDEPAKLFASFDEEPFASASIAQVHYATLHSGEEVVVKIQRPGIRRRVAADLQILQRFAQAVELAKLGRRLSAQDVVADFADNLAEELDFRLEARSMETWVSHLHTSPLGRNIRVPQVHWDFTTERVLTMERVHGIRIDDAAAIRKAGFDGVELVKALLFSVFEGGLRHGLFHGDLHAGNLYVDKAGRIVFFDFGIMGRIDPRTRWLLRELVYALLVKKDHAAAGKIVVLMGAVGTMKPEAQAAKDLERFATPLTMQSLGEMSYVDIGRQLSALADAYDVKLPRELVLIGKQFLYVERYMKLLAPKWQMMSDPQLTGYFANFMVEVSREHQSDVEV
- a CDS encoding alpha/beta fold hydrolase, producing the protein MEVRSGIAASGEVKLYYEDMGDPDHPPVLLIMGLGAQMLLWRTDFCARLVGQGLRVIRFDNRDVGLSTKTEQHDFRQPVVTRLVRSWLGLPSQAPYTLEDMAGDAAALLDHLDVARAHVVGASMGGMIAQIFAARFAERTKTLAVIFSSNNHRFLPPPAPRALLALIKGPPPDSPRDVILDNAVRVSRIIGSPRYPIPEEQVRADAAECYDRNFHPWGMARQFSAILGSGSLLHYDRRIVAPTVVIHGRADKLMRPFGGRAVARAIDGARLVLIDGMGHDLPMQLWDRVIGELTKNFAEAG